The window GTGTAAAACGAGAAGCATAGATTGGCACATTTAACTTTTTAAGCATGTATGGGATACCACCAATGTGATCCTCATGTCCATGCGTCACAATTAAACCTTTAATTTTATCTTTATTTTCCTGTAAATAAGTAAGCTCAGGGATAATTAAATCAACACCCAACAAGCTTTTATCTGCAAATTTTGCACCGCAGTCAATGATAATAATTTCATTTGAATATTGGATAACATACATATTTTTACCAATTTCATTAATGCCACCTAAGGCAAAAATGGATAACCCATTTTCTGTGCTTGCCAATACTATTCCCTCCTGCTGTTTCAATGATTGAAAAAAGTCAATTGTTGATTGCTTTAACACATACTAGTATTGCTTTATAAAGGCCGAGATATACGACTATAATCATTTCAGATTCCCAATCCACTATGTACCGATTGATTCGCTTAAATGTTAAGTAATTTTCTTTTTAGCAACACAAAAAAGCACTTCCTCAGTGGATTTTTACGTCCTGGAAAGTGCAAATTATTTATTTGGGGTATTTAACCCCCCTCTTATTTAAATCTACGAGTACCTTTTTTACCATCAAACATATAAATAATCGGTTTTCCTTCTAATACTGTCTCTAAGGAAACAGGGCGACCCCAAAGCTGATAAATATACGGAAGAACATGTTCTAAATAGGTCATATCTAATTCCATTCCTTCGTAGCCATGTTTTAAATATAATTCCCCATTTCGCGAATAATCGCCATCTTCTACTACGATATATGGAAATCCTCCGTTTACACGCATGGAGATTAGTTGGTTTTTTACTTCTTCATGATCCTTATCTGTAATTCGATAATCCTGGCCTTTTTTTGCAAAAACATACAGATCTTCTTCTTTTACTAATTCCTTCGATAAATAATTTCGAATAAAGGAAACGTCCGATTCAATTTCTCGCACTTCAAATATTTTCTCCCGACCTGCATTTGGTTTCGCACCAAAACGTTTCATTTCATCCGTCGGGTTATCGTATTTCTTTTCAATATGCTCAAAGATTTTTATCCCTAAATAATAAGGATTAATCGAAGTTCTTGAAGGCTGCACAACACCCGCATTTAATTTGGCATATTCAATCGTTTCGGAGGTTGTTAAATTTAATTCTCGCATAATTCGTTGATGCCAGTAAGATGCCCAGCCTTCATTCATAATTTTCGTTTCTAATTGCGGCCAGAAATACAGCATTTCTTCACGCAGCATCGTTAAAATATCACGCTGCCAATCTTCTAATTCTCGACTATATTCTTGAATAAATAGCAATAAATCTTTTTCTGGTTGTGCGGGGAATTGCTTCTTTTTCGGTCGTGCTGGTTGTGCTAATTGTGGCGATTTTTCTGTTTCCCCCAATTGCCATAAATCGTCATACGGCGTTTTTATTATACGCACTTCTTCTATTCCATCTTCCTCTGGCGCAGACAGCTTCGGACGCAATATGGAAGGATCGATATGTTCTTGAATGGCTAATACCGCATCCAAAAACCGTTCCACTTCCTCTTTTCCGTACAAAATTTCATAATTCGCAATCCGCTCAGCTGTTGCGGTCATGCTTTCGACCATATCTCGTCTCGTATTCGAGAAGCGCACATTGTTTTTAAAGAAATCACAATGGGCTAACACATGCGCGATAATGAGTTTGTTTTGTACTAACGAATTTGTATCGAGTAAAAAGGCGTAACAAGGATTAGAATTAATGACAAGCTCATAAATTTGGCTAAGCCCTAAATCATATTGCAGCTTCATTTTGTGAAATTGTTTCCCAAAACTCCAGTGGGTAAAGCGGGTAGGCATCCCATAAGCACCAAATGTATAAATAATATCAGCCGGACAAATTTCATAGCGCATCGGATAAAAATCTAAACCACACCCTACTGCGATTTCCGTAATTTCATCAATTGCTTGGCGAAGCTCTTTTTCCATTCATTAGCCTCCTCACAAATCGGCTTCCTGTTTTTTGAAAATACTCTTCAACGCATCATACACTTCCTGCTTTTTCTTAATAATCGAATAGCGGAATTTCGGGTCGTCTATTTTATTATAAGTAGACATTAACGTAGAGGAACGGTTCGATTCATTGACCTCACCATAGCCAAACATGCTCGACACCTTCATCAGTTCATGCACTAATTTCAAGCACTTTTCATTGTCAATTGTTAAATTTTCACCATCCGAAAAATGCACAGGGTAAATATTATAGCGAGCTGGATGATATTTTTGGTCAATTAGCTCTAATGCTTTTATATAAGCAGATGAACAGATCGTACCGCCACTTTCTCCCCTTGTAAAAAACTCTTGCTCTGTCACGATTTTCGCAACGGTATGATGCGCAATAAATTCAATCTCAACCGTTTCATACTTCGAACGTAAAAACTTCGTCATCCAGAAGAAAAAGCTTCTTGCACAAGATTTTTCAAAATTCCCCATTGACCCACTAACATCCATCATCGCAAGCACGACCGCTTTTGATTCGGGTTTAACGACTTCATCCCACGTTTTAAAACGTAAATCATCATTGTAAATCGGACTAATTGCTGCTTTTCCATGCAATGCATTGCGTTTAATCGCTGTAATAATCGTTCGTTTTTTATCGACATTTCCCATTAAACCTTTTTTACGGATATCGTTGAATGCAATCTTTTCAGTCGTAATATCCGCCATTTCTTTTTGCTGTAAATTCGGTAATTCCAACTCCTTAAACAGCATCCCCTGTATTTCTTCAATACTTATTTCAGTTTCAAAATAATCTTGCCCTGGTTTGTCTCCAGCTTCTTTTCCCTTCCCTGGGCCCGCGCTCTTTCCAGCAGGTTCCCGCGCCACAACATCTCCCACTTGGCTATCTCCTTGCCCTTGACCAACATGCTTTGACTTATCATAGTTATAGCGGATTTTATACTCATCTAAAGAACGGATCGGAATTTTAATCACCTTGTCACCATTCGACAAAATGATGCTATCATCACTTATTAATTCCGGTAAATTATTTTTAATGGCATCTTTTACTTTTTCATTATGACGTTGCTGATCTTGGTGGCCTTTACGGTGGAGAGACCAATTTTCCTGTGAGACAACAAAACGATTTTGATCTTGTTCACTCATTTTATCCTCACCAATCTATCAATTTTTTTTTTCCAAATGTCGGCTAATTTTTAAACATGAGTAAGACTATATAAAGAGAAATAAATAATTCCTTCTGTTGACGAAAGATTTTTAATATGGATTCTAATTATGGTGCACTTGTTAGGCTGGCTAAGCACATGAGTCACACAGCTTTTTACTTTGTGCAAGGTCAGCATATATCAGATTATGCATTCTGTAACTTTCTGGATTTGGTACGCCGTTTCCAGTGGAAGGCGGCGGGTTCATATTTAGACTATTTCCCAATTAACTTATAGTGTAGTATTGAGCCCAAATTTCTGATAAAATTTCTTTTCCTTAATAAATTATCACTTATTCTAAAAGGTAATGTTGCAATTCTTAAAACAGCCGATAAAAAATGGCTTTGTCTATACTATGCGATTTTTTTTCGTTTTTGTACTTTATTCAAAAAATAAAAAAGGATATCCAAATTATTTGGATACCCCTTTTGTTCATTAACGGTTCAATAAACTACCTACATAGCGTAATAGTTCATTTGCTGAAGTTGAATTATAGCCATGCTCATCAATAAGTGTTGCAACGACTTCATTCATCTTTTTAAGCTGTGCTTCGTCTGGTGTTTTCAATGAAGTCGTAATTTTAACGACATCCTTTAAATCCGCAAACAATTTCTTTTGAATAGCCTCGCGCAATGCATCATGCGAGTTATAATCAAAACGTTTTCCATTCCGTGCAAATGCCGATAGTCGAATTAAAATTTCCTCACGAAATGCCTTTTTAGCATTTTCAGAAATCCCGACTTGCTCCTCAATTGAGCGCATTAATTTTTCATCAGGATTCATTTCTTCCCCTGTTAACTGATCACGGATTTTATTTTTATTGCAATAGGCTTCCACATTATCCAAGTAATTATTTAACATTGTTTTCGCAGATTCTTCATACGAATACACAAACGCTTTTTGCACTTCATTTTTCGCAATATCATCGTATTCTTTTCTGGCAACCGCAATATAATTCATATATTTTTCTCTATCTTCCTGAGAAATCGAAGCATGCTGGTCAAGTCCATCCTTCAATGACCGTAAAACATCCAGCGCATTAATTGATGGTACTTCTTTACGAATGATGGCAGAAGACACACGATTTATTACATAACGCGGGTCAATTCCATGCATTCCTTCGTTTGGATACTCTTTTTTCAGCTCTTCCAAGTCCACTTGATTGTAACCCTCAACACTTTCACCATCATACAAGCGCATTTTCTTAAGAAGGTCTACGCCTGCTTTTTTCGGTGTTTCTAATCGAGTCAACACCGAAAAAATCGCTGCAACGCGGAGAGCATGTGGTGCAATATGAACATGTGCCATATCACTATCATTAATCATTTTCTCATAAATTTTTTCCTCTTGGCTGACGATTAAATTATACGGAATTGGCATAACGATAATTCTTGAATGCAATGCCTCATTTTTCTTATTTGCAATAAATGTACGGTATTCCGTTTCGTTGGTGTGGGCCACGATTAATTCATCCGCACTAATAAGGGCAAATCGACCAGCTTTAAAGTTCCCTTCTTGCGTTAACGAAAGTAAATTCCACAAAAACTTTTCATCTAATTTCAGCATTTCTTGAAATTCCATCATACCGCGATTCGCTTTGTTCAACTCACCGTCAAAACGATATGCACGTGGATCAGACTCTGACCCATATTCTGCAATTGTCGAAAAGTCAATACTGCCGGTTAAATCTGCAATATCCTGTGATTTTGGATCTGAAGGTGTAAACGTACCAATCCCAACTCGGTTATCTTCCGAGAAGAAAATGCGCTCCACTCGAACTTCCTCAATCTGTCCATAATATTCCTGTTCAAGACGCATCACATTTAGTGGTGATAAGCTTCCTTCAACCCTTATCCCATATTCTTCATAAAAGTCTTTGCGCAAATGCTGCGGGATTAAGTGGAGAGGATCCTCATGCATCGGACACCCTTTAATCGCATAAACTGCGCCTTCTTCTGTTCGTGAATATTGTTCAAGTCCCCGTTTTAATAACGTGACAATCGTTGACTTTCCTCCACTAACCGGCCCCATTAATAATAATATTCTTTTGCGAACATCTAGCCTTTTCGCAGCAGGGTGGAAATATTCTTCGACCAACCGCTCCAATGCTACTTCCAAACCAAAAATTTCTTTTCCAAAAAAGTTGAATAATTTTTGTCCATCTCGTTGTTCAAGCCCGGAGCTTTTAATCATATTGTAAACGCGTGAATGGGCCGTTTGAGCAACTTCTGGTCTTTCCTTCACAATCCTTAAGTAATCTGCAAAACTACCTTCCCACTTCAGCCTATTTTCTTCTTCTCGATAATTCCTAATTTTTCTTAAAAATTCGATTGTCTTCCCTCCATCCTGGGCACGGTTTTTACATAATATGAACGGAGGGAAATTATGATACCTAGACTTTTTTATTATCTGTCATTGTTCTAAAAGTAGTCACCAAATTTTTGAGAACTATTCGGTCTTTAAGCGATCATCATATTTATCTTATTTTTCCATTTCCCCACCAAATCCACTACGTTATAATTTTGGTGAAGTTTGGATTCCCGTTTTTTCAAAGGAGAATAATTATGTTGAAAAGGCGTTATTTACATCGAAATGATTGAAATACAATTATTAAAAGTACTTATAAAGACAACGAAATAAATGATAAAGAATTTGTTGGCTATATTTCACTAATTCAAATGCACAGAATAGGATACCTAGACTATTATTATTAAATATTGATATGCCTGGCGCTTTTTTTTAGTTAAATAAGGGAAGCTCCAGAAAAAGCTAGTTTATAACGCTAAGAAAAAAAGATTCACTAACGTGCTTTGGGAACGTTTTAGCCTACTTTAATTCAATCAAAAGTTGTAAAGTATTTTTCTCCTTTTACCATTAAAATGGAAAGAGGGGGGGATAATTATGAAACAGTGGACACAAACATTTCATATTGCACAATTTCGCATTGCGCGACCAACAGATAAATTAAAATTAATAGAACAGTTTTATTGCGAAGGTCTTGGGCTTACAAAAATCGGAGGGTTCGAAGGGCATCGCGGATACAATGGCATTATGATTGGCTTACCCGATGCGACGTATCATTTAGAATTTACTGAGCATGTGGATGGAAGTCCATGCCCTGCACCAACAGATGATAATTTACTCGTTTTTTATATGCCTGATACCACACAAATTCAAGCTGTACAATCTCGACTCGCTAATATGGGGTATTTCGAAATTCCACCAGAAAATCCTTATTGGGAAGAAAAAGGTGTGACAATTGCAGACCCCGATGGTTGGCGTATTGTATTAATGAACACTGAGGGTATTTAAAAGACAGTAGAAATATTTATTCAATAAAACGTTCCCAAATCAAAGTTTTGGGGTACACCATTAAGCTACGAATGTTGTTAAGCCAACGTTCGTGGTTTTTTCTCTTAACATCATTTATACATCCTTATATGCAGAATTCCGCAAATTTAGTTAATGCAACTTCTGACGTACGTTTTTCTTACAACGGTTTTACAATGTTAAAAAAACGATTTTATGCAAGTCTCACTAGAACCCAATATTAAATATCATACGAACACAATAAATCACCTGAATTAAACGCTATTAAATCATATGTTTTCATAAATCAGCTTTCCCATAATATAAAAGCAAAAAAAGTAAACATCCCCTCAAAAAGGAGATGTTCACTTTAATAAATACACGTGCTACTCAACCTTCTTCATTAATAATGACGTTTTTACCACGTAATTTTAAAACTAACGGAATACAGATCCATAAAAATGCCACTACTAAAAAGACTAGTGATAGAGGTTTCTCTACAAAAATGTTGTATTCCCCGTTTGAAATCGTTAATGCACGGCGCATATTATTTTCAATCATTGGCCCTAATACTAAGGCCAAAACAAGCGGAGCAACTGGGAAATCATTTTTAGCGAAATAATAGCCTAAAACACCACAGCCTAATAATAATAGTAAATCAAATGTTGTATATTGAACTGCATAAACTCCAAAAATTGAAATTGCAAAAATAATAGGTAATAAATACTTCTTAGGTGTTTGAATAATTTTTGCAAAAACACGTACTAAAGGCATATTTAAAACGAGTAGCATTAAGTTACCTAAAAACATACTTGCGATTAATCCCCAAGCAACTTGCGGATGTTCTTCGAATAATAATGGACCTGGCTGAATGTTGTACATTATAAAGGCACCCATTAAAATAGCAGTCGTACCAGAGCCAGGAATACCTAATGTTAAAAGCGGAATCATCGCACCACCCGAAGATGCGTTGTTTGCAGATTCCGGGGAGGCTACCCCTGCAATATTTCCTTTTCCAAATGAATCTGGATTTTTACTAATTTTTTTCTCCGTAATATAAGCAAAGAAGGATGCTAGCGTAGCACCTGCACCTGGTAATACACCTAAAAAGAAGCCAAGTAAAGATCCACGGGCAATTGGTGCAGCACTATCTTTTAAGTCTTGCTTTGTTGGTAAAATTCGATTAATTTTCGCTATTGGCTCGTCATTGCCGTCCTTTTCGAAAATCGTTTTAAACACTTCTCCTAAAGCAAATAGCCCTACTGCAACAGTTAAAAACTCAATTCCACCAAAGAGTACTGGTTGATCATACGTAAATCGTGCAATACCTGAGACTGCATCAATCCCTATAGTACCTAATAATAAACCTAGTACAGTCATAATTAATGCTTTTGTAATGGATTTCCCTGCTAAACCACTAACTGCTGCTAAACCTAGTAACATTAACGAAAAGTACTCAGCAGGTCCAAAATTTATTGCAATCTTTGATAATGGTCGAGCTAATAAAACTAGCCCAATTAAGGCAACAATCCCTGCAACAAATGATCCAATGGCAGCTATTGATAATGCAGCCCCTGCTCTTCCTTGTCGCGCCATTTGGTAACCATCTAAAGTTGTTACGACTGAGGAGGATTCTCCTGGCGTATTTAATAAAATGGATGTTGTAGATCCACCATACATCGCACCGTAGTAGACGCCCGATAGTAAGATGATTGAACTAGTAGCAGCCATTTCTAAAGGTAAGCCCGATGTTAATGTAGCAGTAACTGGTATTAATAACGCTACCCCACTCATCGGTCCAATACCTGGTAAAACGCCAACCGCAGTACCAATAATAACCCCTAATAAAGCAAATAAAATATTATGCCATTGAAATGCTATTGCAAAGCCATTCATTAAATATTGTATAGTGTCCAATTACATGTCCCCCTTCACCTTAAATTGGTAATCCCGGCAAAGAGCCGCCTAAAACATATACAAATCCGAAATAAATAATTGCTGAAAAGGCGGCCGCTATAATAATCGTAGGAACCCATTTTCCCTTTTCTAGCGTTTGGAATCCGATAACAAGAAACGCAAATGTAGTAATTAAATAACCTAGTTTTTCTAGTAATAGAACGTAACCCAAAGCCGCGATAAATATTATGAAAAATCGCTTATAGTTAGGAGACTTAATATCCTCTTCCTCACCTACAATTTTATAAGTAGCCCTATGTTTGATTGTTTCAATAAACAAGAAAATACTTAAAATAATAAGAATAATGCCTAAACCTAACGGAAAAGTGCTAGGTCCAATTTGTGAGCCGTATGCACTTTTAGAAATATTTTGTGATTCGACAACAACAAGAATACCTAAAGCAAGAAAAACAACACTAGCGAATCGATCGAATTTTAAATTCATCATTTTGATACCTCCTAAAAGAGGATGCGAGCAATTCATTTTTGCTCGCATCTTTTACATTACTTTTGCATTCCTAAAGCGGTTAAAATTTCAGTAATCGTTCCTTCTTGTTCTTCAAGGAATTTAGTAAAATCGTCACCTACACGGAAGTCTTGCTCCCAGCCATTACGTTGTAACTCTGCTTTCCATTCTTCCTTGTCATTTAGAGCAGTTAATTTTTCAACCCAATATTCTTTAGCAGCTTCAGTCATATCTTTCGGACCGAAAATTCCGCGCCAAATTGTAAATTCTGTATCAATGCCTAAATCATAAAGTGTAGGAACATCTTCTAACCCTTCAATCGCCACTTTATTTGGAGATGTTACGGCTAATACGCGAGCATCACCACTCTTAACGTACGCTGCAACTGTTGAAATATCCGTTCCAATTGCATCCGCATTTTTCCCTAATAAAGCTGCCATCGCTTCACCGCCACCGTCATAAGAAACGTATTTTACCGCTTTCGGATCAATACCGTACTCATATGCTGGTAAAATTGTAATTAAGTGGTCCATTGACCCCGGTGCCGAACCACCAGCCATTGTAATCGCTGTTGGATCAGCCTTAATTGCATCTAATAATTCCGTTAAGCTTTTATATGGTGAATCCGCACGAACAACAATTGCGCCAAAGTCTTTCGTTAATTGTGCAAGTGGTGTCGTATCTTTATAACCATATGGGCTGTTACCCTCTGCTTTTAAATTATTTATTAAAATTGGTGGAGACTTGACCATTAACATATGATCATTTTCCGTTTCTTTCGTTGCGTATGTTGCCATAAATACAGCACCGCCACCACCAGGTTTGTTTTCAACTGTAATTGCTTTTTCGATTAATTTGGTTTCATTCATAATTTTACCGATTGAACGAGCTGTTAAATCCCAGCCTCCACCTGCCCCAGACGGAGCAACAATTGTAAGGTTATTTTTCGGATACTCTTCCTTGCTACTACTACCGCCTGACTCCCCTCCGCCATCACTACAAGCGGCTAGCGCTAACGTTAGTGATGCTGCTGAAAATAGTGCAACTAGTTTCTTTTTCATTGACATGAATATTCCCCCCTTCGAATATACGCTCCCTTTTTGTAAGCGCTATCTTTATTAAAATATATAACTCAATTTATTTATACATTTCGGAAATATTGTCTATTGATTTTATATTATCCATTTTGTTCATAATGTTCA is drawn from Solibacillus sp. R5-41 and contains these coding sequences:
- a CDS encoding VOC family protein, encoding MKQWTQTFHIAQFRIARPTDKLKLIEQFYCEGLGLTKIGGFEGHRGYNGIMIGLPDATYHLEFTEHVDGSPCPAPTDDNLLVFYMPDTTQIQAVQSRLANMGYFEIPPENPYWEEKGVTIADPDGWRIVLMNTEGI
- a CDS encoding PrkA family serine protein kinase, whose translation is MEFLRKIRNYREEENRLKWEGSFADYLRIVKERPEVAQTAHSRVYNMIKSSGLEQRDGQKLFNFFGKEIFGLEVALERLVEEYFHPAAKRLDVRKRILLLMGPVSGGKSTIVTLLKRGLEQYSRTEEGAVYAIKGCPMHEDPLHLIPQHLRKDFYEEYGIRVEGSLSPLNVMRLEQEYYGQIEEVRVERIFFSEDNRVGIGTFTPSDPKSQDIADLTGSIDFSTIAEYGSESDPRAYRFDGELNKANRGMMEFQEMLKLDEKFLWNLLSLTQEGNFKAGRFALISADELIVAHTNETEYRTFIANKKNEALHSRIIVMPIPYNLIVSQEEKIYEKMINDSDMAHVHIAPHALRVAAIFSVLTRLETPKKAGVDLLKKMRLYDGESVEGYNQVDLEELKKEYPNEGMHGIDPRYVINRVSSAIIRKEVPSINALDVLRSLKDGLDQHASISQEDREKYMNYIAVARKEYDDIAKNEVQKAFVYSYEESAKTMLNNYLDNVEAYCNKNKIRDQLTGEEMNPDEKLMRSIEEQVGISENAKKAFREEILIRLSAFARNGKRFDYNSHDALREAIQKKLFADLKDVVKITTSLKTPDEAQLKKMNEVVATLIDEHGYNSTSANELLRYVGSLLNR
- the yhbH gene encoding sporulation protein YhbH is translated as MSEQDQNRFVVSQENWSLHRKGHQDQQRHNEKVKDAIKNNLPELISDDSIILSNGDKVIKIPIRSLDEYKIRYNYDKSKHVGQGQGDSQVGDVVAREPAGKSAGPGKGKEAGDKPGQDYFETEISIEEIQGMLFKELELPNLQQKEMADITTEKIAFNDIRKKGLMGNVDKKRTIITAIKRNALHGKAAISPIYNDDLRFKTWDEVVKPESKAVVLAMMDVSGSMGNFEKSCARSFFFWMTKFLRSKYETVEIEFIAHHTVAKIVTEQEFFTRGESGGTICSSAYIKALELIDQKYHPARYNIYPVHFSDGENLTIDNEKCLKLVHELMKVSSMFGYGEVNESNRSSTLMSTYNKIDDPKFRYSIIKKKQEVYDALKSIFKKQEADL
- a CDS encoding tripartite tricarboxylate transporter TctB family protein — its product is MNLKFDRFASVVFLALGILVVVESQNISKSAYGSQIGPSTFPLGLGIILIILSIFLFIETIKHRATYKIVGEEEDIKSPNYKRFFIIFIAALGYVLLLEKLGYLITTFAFLVIGFQTLEKGKWVPTIIIAAAFSAIIYFGFVYVLGGSLPGLPI
- a CDS encoding SpoVR family protein, yielding MEKELRQAIDEITEIAVGCGLDFYPMRYEICPADIIYTFGAYGMPTRFTHWSFGKQFHKMKLQYDLGLSQIYELVINSNPCYAFLLDTNSLVQNKLIIAHVLAHCDFFKNNVRFSNTRRDMVESMTATAERIANYEILYGKEEVERFLDAVLAIQEHIDPSILRPKLSAPEEDGIEEVRIIKTPYDDLWQLGETEKSPQLAQPARPKKKQFPAQPEKDLLLFIQEYSRELEDWQRDILTMLREEMLYFWPQLETKIMNEGWASYWHQRIMRELNLTTSETIEYAKLNAGVVQPSRTSINPYYLGIKIFEHIEKKYDNPTDEMKRFGAKPNAGREKIFEVREIESDVSFIRNYLSKELVKEEDLYVFAKKGQDYRITDKDHEEVKNQLISMRVNGGFPYIVVEDGDYSRNGELYLKHGYEGMELDMTYLEHVLPYIYQLWGRPVSLETVLEGKPIIYMFDGKKGTRRFK
- a CDS encoding tripartite tricarboxylate transporter permease, translated to MDTIQYLMNGFAIAFQWHNILFALLGVIIGTAVGVLPGIGPMSGVALLIPVTATLTSGLPLEMAATSSIILLSGVYYGAMYGGSTTSILLNTPGESSSVVTTLDGYQMARQGRAGAALSIAAIGSFVAGIVALIGLVLLARPLSKIAINFGPAEYFSLMLLGLAAVSGLAGKSITKALIMTVLGLLLGTIGIDAVSGIARFTYDQPVLFGGIEFLTVAVGLFALGEVFKTIFEKDGNDEPIAKINRILPTKQDLKDSAAPIARGSLLGFFLGVLPGAGATLASFFAYITEKKISKNPDSFGKGNIAGVASPESANNASSGGAMIPLLTLGIPGSGTTAILMGAFIMYNIQPGPLLFEEHPQVAWGLIASMFLGNLMLLVLNMPLVRVFAKIIQTPKKYLLPIIFAISIFGVYAVQYTTFDLLLLLGCGVLGYYFAKNDFPVAPLVLALVLGPMIENNMRRALTISNGEYNIFVEKPLSLVFLVVAFLWICIPLVLKLRGKNVIINEEG
- a CDS encoding tripartite tricarboxylate transporter substrate binding protein, with protein sequence MKKKLVALFSAASLTLALAACSDGGGESGGSSSKEEYPKNNLTIVAPSGAGGGWDLTARSIGKIMNETKLIEKAITVENKPGGGGAVFMATYATKETENDHMLMVKSPPILINNLKAEGNSPYGYKDTTPLAQLTKDFGAIVVRADSPYKSLTELLDAIKADPTAITMAGGSAPGSMDHLITILPAYEYGIDPKAVKYVSYDGGGEAMAALLGKNADAIGTDISTVAAYVKSGDARVLAVTSPNKVAIEGLEDVPTLYDLGIDTEFTIWRGIFGPKDMTEAAKEYWVEKLTALNDKEEWKAELQRNGWEQDFRVGDDFTKFLEEQEGTITEILTALGMQK